CATACCAACTCATCCATAGATGCCATGTGAGTGAGAATTTCAAATTTATGAATTCTAAATTTTAGAACGATGACTTTAAGTGCTAATAATTGAGTTATAaatgtaatatttatttatatttaatgaactttttaatgctaatatattatttgagcaaaagtTACTAAGTTCAGTCGAACGAACTTCTAGCTTCGCCCTTGCATAGATGTAATCATGTAAGTGGACAATTTTACCCATCAAAGTGCTCTAAAACATAtaagaaaaagaatcaaaaattaTTCATGAGATTTTTTTTCGTTTAAAAGATTTTTTGTGGGGTTCCCTTCAATAAAAGTTATTAAACAGGAAAGCAACCACTGTATTTGCTTATATAGCACGTGTTACTTTTGAGATAGTACGTGTAAACTGAATATGGAGAGCAGGCCATATTAAGGCTTGAGCTTCCTCAACAAGAAAGTCGAGGACGAGTAACTAAAGGTGGTGGTTGAAAGCTAGACAGTTATTGCTCATTATATGCCTCTCTCTAACAAAAGTCTTCAACAAATACTACAAGTTATTAGTACAAATTACTCCTTTTGATCGGTGCATCTGAATTTACAGTAGCATTAAAGTGTAAAATTCTGTATTAATCAAGGAATTTGTTATCATTTAGGTATAAATTATTTATTGGTGTTCtttaccctaaaaacggataactattgaatttatatgtggtttaaaGGACACGCGATTTTACTTGGCACAAATTGAGAAAATATGCaaattgatattgaaattgactgttaagaaaaataaaagcaaaccaAATGAGATGTGCATCTTTGGCCCTCGAACCAAATGAAATATGAGTAGAGTAACAGAGTATTGAGAACTTAAAGAAAAGAATAGTATATTACTTTTTTACTGTCTCTCTTTACAAATGATTAGACCCccttatatagtaggagagtgcTACTCTTGATACAGTTCTAAATACAGTAAGGACTCTCATGATAGGCTAATTACTCGGCCTCTTCTTGATATGTGCcgtgatttccgccgagattctccccCTAATTGCGGCTATAACGGCTTTTTtgtttcttggctcgatcttgatcctgaccgatctcgatcttgatcggtctctgggtcttcgagctcgatcttgaccgacctcgatcttgatcggtctctgggtctcgaacTCGACAACATATACTTCGCACCATGGCTCGATATTACAATGATGAATCTTGgaccatcatgttccaatctcgattaaTCATACGAAGGGCAaaactcgattttgaccgtatagaAGTGTATATGAGTTAAATCCTACTATAATTTAAGGTTTGTTGCGTTGTAACGAAATGAAAGGTTTGCCTCCAATTAGTTGCATTTCGGAGTTTATGATTGGAGAGTAATGGGATGAAAGTCACATAATTCAAACGACGTAAACTTTTGTCTTCTCATCAACCATGGAAACAACTTCCCTTTAATAGTCATGGAACCACATCCATTTCTCATTTATTAGATCCATCTTCCTCCTCAACTGTacctaatttatttttcttaattcaaTTTTTATCAAGATCGGATCAAAAAGAGCCGTCCGGTGCATAAAGTATCCCGTGTTTACTCAAGGTCCGGGGAAGGATCGCACCCCAAGGGCTTGTAATATAGGCAGTTTACCTTGATACAAGTATTAATAGCTAATTCCACAACTCGAACGCGTGACCTATAAGTCACATGAAGACAACTTTATCGTTGCTCCTAGGCTCCCTTAAAATCGGACGCTTAATATCATCCCTTCAATCAATGGCCTAGAAATTTTCAGCAGTATAAAAAAATactagatttaaaaaaaaataaatgcaaTAAAATGGTTTACTACTTAGGGGTGGTTTGGTatgaggtattagaaaaaataatacaagcattagctctatgcattactaataccttgtttgatatattttttcaacccgtatataactaatacttgtattagttatacatcatatttggtattatcctatgtataagtaatgcatagaaaatcatgacattagtaataccaaggctattaatgcatgtaTTAGGTTGGTTAAAGACAATTATCCTTAAAATCCCTTAAAACTtgagaatatggagggcatttttgtaaacaactatttttcttaaaaattatgcaatgcattataattttaatacatcacaccaaacagtagataagaaataatatctgcataactaatgATTACATTACTAactcatgcattactaatacaccttattctgcactattcttatacaccctaccaaacgattCCTTATAGTTATAGCTACCGGCCAACTGCATTAAATCTCATTTTACTCTAAGTACACTAGCACACTAACTAACACACAAAATGCCATTCTTGAATGACCTCAAAACATTAAATAAACTGACCCTCACATTGGTTGgagttcaaaaatcttattttcttgtaatataaAAGTGTCCCCGCCCAAGTCAATAATCATCTTCTGCAGCCAAATTCCTAGAAATCAAAACACCACCCCTTTCCTGCATGGTTTCCTTTAATTAATTTACGCATTTAATTCAGCAACCAATTAAATATATACACTAGATTTGAATATATCCAAAATCCAATACTGAGATCTTAGCTTCAAAtcctttttttccttctcttctaCTTCATCCTCTATAGATCTCCAGATCTTGAAGCGAAGTTCCAAGAGAGTGAGGTAAAAGTAAATtaaagaacagaaaagaaaatgGTGAATGGTGGTAGCCATCATCCAGCAGATTTTCTTCTAATCAAACAAGATGACAAATTCTTCTCTAGACTTTTGTCTAAGGAAAATACAGCAAGAGGTGAGTCTTCTTTTAGGTATTATTACTGTGGTGGATCTTCTGGTTCAATTCCATTTGTTTGGGAATCTCAACCTGGTACTCCTAAACATAAATTTTCAGATACTTCTCTTCCTCCACTTACTCCTCCACCTTCTTATCAAACCAATGCCCACTTGAAATCGTTGCAAAAACAATCAAAACCCAATTTTTTCCTCTCCATTTTCCCTAAGATTTCCTCTAAAAGAATCACTTTTTCACCTTCACTTACTTCCCCTTCTGTTTCATCATCTTGTTCATCGTCGTTTTCGATGTCTTCCATTCCAATCACTGCTTATAATTCCAACACAAGGAACTACCGTTCGAGATCAGAAATTGAGGAGTATGATCATGAAAAGCTGCAGATCCCTACTTCACCAACTTCAACGCTCTGTTTTGGCTGTGGAATGGGAAATTCGAAGCGTTTTCGAGTCAATTACCCGGTAAAGAAGAATGTGAAGAAGGCGTTTTCGTCCTTTGTTGGCAATGGTGCAGCTTCTTGAAGATGATATATCTATTTGAAACATGGTGTTCATCTTGTACATCAGTTTTAGATACttagtttattttaaattgtgaagTGTGCTGCGAATTCCCTGTTTTAAATTATTTGCTAATAATCGTGGAACCGAAGCTATGTCGACatgtttttgttttccttttggtttGGTGTCAAGAttaaagtttgatgctattttgtCTTTGGAACTGGTATTAATCCATTTAGTTAAAGTGTGAATTGTCTTACCTTACTTTTTACATTTATTATGTTCTACTTAGGATGTACAGCATAGAGTTTGCAATAATAATATCTGTTTTCATTTTAACATTGTGCAaatgggtgaaactgaaactcAATCACAAAAATGAGTAAACTCAACATTTATCGCTTTCTTATGGATGAGTAAATACCACATTCTATTTTTTCAGGATTTTCTCGCAGGAGGTTTTAGCCATATTTTTGGATGAAAATCGTCAAAATTTATATCACTAAGATATTGTTGCCAATTCTTatgtgctttttttttttttttttttttgttgaagttAGAAGAGGAAATATGCACGAAGTATACTCTGTAGATCTAATAAAAATCGAACCACATTCAATTTAGGGCCtacttgaattattgaaagatcATAAATATATAGATCCACATTCATTTATGTCGCCGTTTAGAAGTTGATGTAGCTAAAATGGTCCTGCACGTATGGTTTGCAGGGAAATAAAGTCACTAACTCAATGCATCCTTTTCAAAGTTTCCTTAGTGATGAGTGCCCCTGTTAATGTGCTGTTGCAGTACAGAGAATTCTAAGCACTTTCTTGATAACACAATGAAGAAGACACTGGTGTCCTTTGTTCGTCACTTGAAGATGATATATGTTTGTAGGGAAACAGAGTCATCTCGATATATCTTTCTCAAAAAATTTATTTAGTTGGTTCCGAAATCAAAAGAGTGACCAAGCGAATGATACTtatgaaagtacaagagggagTCAGTTGTAACCAATTTAAAAACTTAGCTGACTACAACAGAGGGAATTAGTCGACTAAACTTTTCCAGCAGGTTCGATCGCAACAGAAATAAATTATGCAGAAGTAAAAACAGTAAAGAAATAAAAGTTTTGTACTGGTTCAGTACCGATGTGATACCTACATCTAGTTCCCTTTGGTCAcaagggttctcttagatcttcAATATTGAGTCGTTACAACAATTGTGGTTAGTTCGTTCACCACTAACGATATTCAACAACAGTGTTTGTTTAAACTTGACACAACACTTATTTTGTTTTCTAACTCTTCCTATCTGTTGTGACACTTGTAAACTCAAGAATACATTGTTTGTACTAAGAACTAGAAAGATATAGAAACATGTATTAAGTTACGTAAACTTCCTCGTCCTTCCTCCTCTTCTTTAATAGTACTTGATGGAGTTTCTGATTCCTCTTTTATGAGATTGTGGAAGATCATTGATAGTGCGACTTTTCCTTTTGAGGCAGAATTTTCTCAGAGTAGGACCCAAGGGCAGCCTCATGAATCCAGCGTATGAAGTACAACTAGATTCATTCTCAATATGTAGTTTGACTCCTTCatcttttcaatcaattactcTTAAAACTTCCGTTGATTTCTCTTGACTAATTTCTTTCCTTGTATGCTCGAGAATCTCTTtcttgtttgattgattcccttttcTTCCTTGTATGCTTGAGAATCTCTTGCTTGCTTGATTAATTCCCTTTCCTTCATTGTATGTTTGAGAATCTCTTTTTTGTTTGATTGATTCCTTTTCCTTCTTGGTATTCCTTTGATGGACAATTCGAATATCATAGCAGTTGGCTCTTTAAAATGCTtagattgattttctttccttccttGTATTCTTCCGAGCCGTTGCTTCCTTGTGAATCTGCACACATAGTAGAATTACATTAGTCAAGGATTTTTGTTATTAatcattattaaaattttaaatctaacaatctcccccttttgACGATGACAATAAACCAAAAGGAGTTTGACTAATTTGGGGGACACTGCCCTTTCAAGGTATACTTCTGCTCCACCTGTCTTCGCGCCTTCGCCCCCCTGTCTTTGTACTCTTTTTCTTCTCCTCCTTTGATATTAATCAAAAAGAGCAAGAAGATATACAGAGAATAACAACTAATAATAACagctaataataataaagcatgcATAATTATATATATCCAAACAGTTATAGCAAGCAAAAGTGGGTATAGTCGACTGTATGCCTAACCAAACGCAACCAAATGTAAAGTTGTAtcaaacaaacaaaaagaaaagattgTTTAAATAGCTCAGACAATTGGTTCCTTCCAAGAAAATACTTCAAAATGTTGATCACTTTGGTGCAGAAGCTATCATAAGAGGCATCAATCTCCTTGGTAACTTTGGTCAACTTCTTAGTGACATCCTGCATAACCCTGATCCCTTGCTTTTTTGTGGCTTGAAGATTGATCCTTAATCTCGCCACATCTGCTCCAGTTTTCTTTGTCACTTTCCTGATCTTGTTCACCTATTCCTGCATAAAAGTTAGAAATTCCTTGATACCTACAATGTTTTGCTGCATCAGTAGCAGTTGTTCTAAGGGAGAGGATTTGTCTGCTTCAAACTTAATCCTCCAATGCCCTATTGAGGAGTGGATTATAGTGTTTTGTCTTTCTTGAACCAAGTTCCCTAAACTAGAGTGTACCCCGTCATAGTAAAGGCAGTCTTGTCATAGGTGCTGAAACTAATCTTAGGGGCATAGGGAGACAAATCCACTTTCATAACTTGCAAAATATGAGATATTAGTAAACCATAAGGCAAGCTATTAGCTGAAGAGGAGACATCCCTAATGCTTTCAAGCATATACTAATGTACCCAAGCAAGCCAGTTAATAGCTTTGCCATTCACAAGACAATACAAGTGCCTTCTCTCCAACAGCTGCTTCAATCAATGTAAAGTCTGACTACAGCCGTAGTTGACTACTTATTGAAAGATCGAACAGGAAATGAAAAGTCGATCCCGACCCAAAAAGTGACCAATCAGGGCAGGGCCCCTCTCGCAGTAGGGTTCTAACCTCTTAAACCTCGAATAAAAAATTGATCTCGACATCAGCTCAACTAAGAGTTCCGAATCGAAAAAGTAAACTGAACTTGACTTAAGACGAAGGAAGCGAGTGCCGAAAAACCGCTTTCTTTCTTGCATCTTTTCCAGCTTTGAAAATCGACTGAGCGTTGCGCCAATCCTACTTGTGAAGATAAGAGTCGTCGTATTTTTAACATCCTAGATCTTAACACATCTCTGATAGACAAGTGCTAAGAGAACCAGTGCGGGGTACCAGGGTGGTAGCAATAATGTGGGCTAGAATACGGTGCTCAAATTTCAAGTTTTTAGGACCAATATCAGGGGGGTTTTCAGACAAAATACTTTTTGCTTCTTCAAAAGACACTTCAAAATTATCAGGCCAAGAATGTTGCACAAAAAATCTATACCCAACAAACTTAGTTGCAAAGATCTTTTCAAACTAATAAGAGTTAAGAATAATGCGAGTTCCTAAGACCATGGATTCCAAGTCATCTTTATCATTCACGAAAAGATTAGCATAAAACATACGCACTGTCTCTTCATAGACAGTGTCACCAACAATCTCAATTAGCGAgagaagtttttgagtttcaaacacAGAGATAACATCACAGTGAGagtttttttatatatttcaaaCTTATAGTGCGTCCATAGGCAATCGACTCCCCTTTGTAGGCAACAAATTTAGCTTTTTCCTCGGGACCATAGAAGTTcattgtcacgaccaaaaatctaacccgtcatgatggcgcctatcgtggtactaggcaagccgacctttccaaaaaaaaacactttcaaaatttaacagaaatgaactaagacatttaaaataaccgaaatttttcataaaacgggggtaaaacccaattaaaacataagtgcagaaaaaatagcccgacatcggggtgtcactgaatcatgagcatctaaatatccAGTCTAATACAAACAGTGTCTGAATGTCAAtactgaaaagaaagaaaacatagaaggagagacaaggtctgcggacgccgacagctacctcgtagtctccggtactcgatcgcgcacgaactcaacgacctccgtgatcaaacacacatggatctgcacataaagtgcagggtgtagtatgagtacaaccaactcagcaagtcacagaaataaataaagaactgagaaggtagtgacgagctatacaaatacagttcattttcaataattccagcaaagaatagatatgctttcaaattcggtagttcaagtcaaatcagtttatacagTTACAGTGCAAGTAATCCaaatatagaatctttcagaaatttcacaacaatgacagatagcaactaagtgcatcaataAATGAAAAAACATGTACAGCCTCTTAGggaaacaggcactcaactcgtcacaacagctcaatcactcggctctcagccctaagtactcacactcaataggtacttgcgctcactaggggtgtgcagactctggaggggctccattcagcccaagcactaaaatccgcacggacaactcacgtgctgcacggacaactcacgtgctattgtaacaatatatggaaccgtacggataactcacgtgttgcacggacaactcatgtgccatagtatCAGTACCTCAtagacaggccctcggcctcactcagtcatcaacctctctagtctctcgggctctcggtAATCACAACGATCAGCCCAAATAAAGATAGCATAGTatatcaacaaaatcaagaagaggctgagatatgatacgcaagtgaaaatatgattgagtacaagacagcaattagcaagtaattcaacaagtatacgaccacagtgggtcccaacagtgatatcatattaCCTAAGCATGGTTTCGAACAtaaaaggcagtcaattgctcaaagacaaggaaaataaCGAATAATAATGGCTAtttgactttacagtctcacgggacgtaCCAAGTCACGATCCCTCACCGTGCACGCTcgcacacccgtcacctagcatgtgcgtcacccccaAATATTCACATTATAtaattctcggggtttcataccctcaaaaccagatctaagactgttacttacctcaaaccgaacTAATCTCTACTCTGAAATGCATTTGCCTCTCAaattggtctccaaacgtcccgaatctagccacaagtagaacaatacaatcaatataggctaaagggatcaattccacaagaaaaatactaaattatagtaaaaaaatccaaaattggccCGAATCCggctcccgggcccacgtctcaaaatccgacaaaagtcacaaaacctgaaagcccattcactcacgagtctaaccataccaaatttactcatatccgataacaaaatccccttcaaaacctcaaaattccaactcgagagttcttcctctttttccccaatttctcaccccaaatcacaaattagatgataaaattaaagatgaaatcataggatttaaccaaaaccaattaagaatcacttaccccaataaactccatgaaaatcccttcaagaatcgcccaattccgtgttctctagctcaaaatatgtaaaatgggttcaaaccctcgtttttgaaattaatactgcCTACCCAGatatccttcatcgcgatcgtggaacattcctcacgatcgcgaagcacaactattCTGCCCCATATttttaccctacgcgatcgcgtagagcatagGCCACGCCTCCCCTCCTGTTCAAATCCTTCTATGTGAACGcgaccttagccacgcgttcgcgaagcacaacttcgcaCCCATACGCGATTGCGTTCCTAactctgcgatcgcgtagaacaaactcACCTCTGCACCAAATAAGCTTATGCGATCGTGAATGAATACCTGCCATCGCGTACCAGGAAACCAGAACCTGCAGCATCCAGACTTCagctatcaagccaagtccaaaaatgatccattaaccccccctgaaactcacccgaggcccccgggacctcaaccaaacatattaaCACATCacaaaatattatacgaacttagtcgagccttagaatcactcaaaacaacatcaaaacaccaattacgcccggattcaagcctaaagaacttctaaactttcaaattccacaaacgatgctgaaacataccaaaccacgtccgattgacctcaaattttgcacacaagtcatattccacattacggacctactccaacttccggaatcggaatccgaccccgatatcaaaaagtcaacccccggtcaaacttcccaaaaatttgactttcgccatttcaagtctaaattagctacagacctcaaattcacagtccggacacgctcctaagtccaaaatcacccaacggatctaacggaaccgacataactctattccggagtcatcttcacacactctgactacggtcaaaatcctaagacttaaacctccatttagggactaagtatcccaaaacactccaaaaaccaaaacgaaacctcccggcaagtcacaatagcagaaatagatatgggagaagtagTAAATACGGGATCGGGACTAATACACTCAAAaagatcggtcgggtcgttacattcatcTTGTCCTCATGTCCAAACTCTATATtctttgtttttcctttcttttgagACGACTGTTAGGGGATTGAATCCATTGGACATTTTATATCCCTTTGAGTAATGAGGATTTCTTTACGTGAATCACTGGACTCATCCTCGAACTGTTGCTGATCTGATTTTTCTGACGATTCAACATCCACGGGATCATCAGTTTGTGGGTTCTTTTTGAAGCGATGGTTTCTTCTAGGCATAGAGAAAGATGGTGAAGGTTTGGTTTTGGCTATGAGAAAGAAAAAACAGAGAGAAATTTTTTTTTGTGAGTAGATGATGAAGGGTTACCTCGATTCTGGATAGACGTGTGAAGGACAACTGAAAAGTTTCCTTTTGAAGACCCGCCGTCAATCATATCATTAATACAGAGTAATCAAAATAATTAGAGATATTTTAGGCGAAAATTTCAAAGAACAATTATAGAACATTCTTTAAAATAAGGAACCTTAGAGAAATTAAACGGGATTTAAGCAAATACCAATTTTGTCACGAagtagaaaaaatatttcttcaagCAGCAGTTTTGTAAAAATATCTGCTAGCTAATTTTCAGTGTTAACAAATTCTAACACAATATCACCTTTTACAACATGATCATGGATAAAATGATGCTTGATTTCAATGTGCTTAgctctagaatgatgcacaatattttttgaaagataaatagAACTAGTGTTATCACACATAATTGGAACACAATTAAGACACAAATCATAGTCTAAAAGTTGATGCATAATCCATAGAGCTTTTGTGCAACAGTTGCCTACAGTCAGGTATTCTGCTTCTATAGTAGATAAGGCAACACAACATTGTTTCTTGTTGTGCCAAGAGATAAGAGATTTTCCAAGTAATTGGCACGTTC
This DNA window, taken from Nicotiana tabacum cultivar K326 chromosome 4, ASM71507v2, whole genome shotgun sequence, encodes the following:
- the LOC107776278 gene encoding uncharacterized protein LOC107776278; its protein translation is MVNGGSHHPADFLLIKQDDKFFSRLLSKENTARGESSFRYYYCGGSSGSIPFVWESQPGTPKHKFSDTSLPPLTPPPSYQTNAHLKSLQKQSKPNFFLSIFPKISSKRITFSPSLTSPSVSSSCSSSFSMSSIPITAYNSNTRNYRSRSEIEEYDHEKLQIPTSPTSTLCFGCGMGNSKRFRVNYPVKKNVKKAFSSFVGNGAAS